One Luteolibacter flavescens genomic region harbors:
- a CDS encoding metallophosphoesterase — translation MKPHYLLLSAAVLPVATLSAAERILVDFGLANETTSSPDIFAQHWNNIAGVGIQANNSIVNDRGNPTGITVAVTDAFAATSSNSLGGETIYVPTATGDFSYVNKTTNTTAKILVSGLSAERVYDFKFFVSSNRPATQVFKTDYTVVGATSATTSLEAIANRDKVASVSGMVPNQDGQIEITLAAAQTSNEFGGIGILEIVGRDASEPVAADPQQINWANAGQTPNPAAEPNPANPDGLTAYVWETADGFSGHVGAAESLRRAGFHVMPLPLDRPPFEFSDNPADDVDLIVFGSFISQDPRYATYIDTYGDVLDDYVDRCGYLVQLSQADQTEAEPKFLPDTQNAIRVDNDFTEAFILSPTHPMIQGFPTNAAGKVFYTQPHITPHLDDVIWEAFSSFAGFEVILAGDARARFPGLMEGAYGQGQLLLAAMAPDKIINASSGALQADPAYSQFNEAFFENLYTHTRKVRDREAPPIKVTPQPGDSEIAEGAWTIALLPDTQIYSQNRPGVFSAQTAWLRDNADRYNIRMTLHLGDIVNVNSQPEWKAAREAMAILDGHIPYAFVPGNHDHGPSGNASTRDTFLNDYFLFDDYSARPNFGGAMIEGEMDNSYHFFQAGGYDWIVMCLEWGPRNSTIEWADSIMSQHPDKKAILVTHAYMNNNDLRYNHTDTANPQAYNPHAYSTPGGVNDGEELWQKLVKKHNFVLTVNGHVLGDGTGFRTDANDAGQNVHQMLANYQFLAPLGGNGYLRLLVVNPDGTVEVKSYSPIYNDFRSEADQAFEFDFEWYDPADVNDNGIPDYFDPELDSDGDGINNREEFVTLRSNPFSTDSDGDGIPDAIEKQIGTKPAVSNKPVADAILQNAGLFGYFTPAQLIDVNMGQFLIEPEGGVFKLRLQLETTSQLGTVPFAPSGEPVEWTVPATGDKAFMRVRGE, via the coding sequence ATGAAACCACATTACCTGCTTCTCAGCGCCGCGGTCCTCCCCGTGGCCACCCTGTCCGCCGCCGAGCGGATTCTCGTCGACTTCGGCCTGGCGAACGAGACCACCTCCAGCCCCGACATTTTCGCCCAGCATTGGAACAACATCGCGGGCGTGGGGATTCAGGCGAACAATTCCATCGTCAACGATCGAGGCAACCCTACCGGCATCACCGTCGCCGTGACGGATGCCTTTGCCGCCACCTCGTCGAACTCCCTGGGCGGCGAGACGATCTACGTGCCGACCGCGACCGGTGACTTCTCCTACGTCAACAAGACGACGAACACGACCGCCAAGATCCTCGTCAGTGGCTTGAGTGCCGAGCGCGTTTACGACTTCAAGTTCTTCGTCTCCAGCAATCGACCCGCGACGCAGGTTTTCAAGACCGACTACACGGTTGTCGGTGCCACGTCGGCAACGACCTCTCTCGAAGCAATCGCGAATCGGGACAAGGTGGCTTCGGTTTCCGGCATGGTCCCGAATCAGGATGGCCAGATCGAGATCACATTGGCAGCCGCGCAGACTTCGAATGAGTTCGGCGGCATCGGTATTCTTGAAATCGTCGGGCGCGATGCCTCCGAGCCTGTCGCCGCCGATCCGCAGCAGATCAATTGGGCAAATGCCGGGCAGACCCCGAATCCTGCCGCCGAGCCGAATCCCGCGAACCCCGATGGTCTGACCGCCTACGTGTGGGAGACGGCGGACGGCTTCAGCGGTCACGTCGGTGCTGCCGAGTCGCTGCGTCGTGCTGGCTTCCACGTGATGCCGCTGCCGCTGGACCGGCCGCCCTTCGAGTTTTCGGATAATCCGGCGGACGATGTGGACCTCATCGTCTTCGGCTCCTTCATCAGCCAGGACCCGCGCTATGCGACCTACATCGACACCTATGGTGATGTGCTCGACGACTACGTGGACCGCTGCGGCTATCTCGTGCAGCTCTCACAGGCCGACCAGACCGAGGCCGAGCCGAAATTTTTGCCCGACACGCAGAATGCCATCCGCGTGGACAACGATTTCACCGAAGCATTCATTCTCTCGCCGACTCACCCGATGATCCAGGGCTTCCCGACGAATGCGGCCGGGAAGGTCTTCTACACCCAGCCTCACATCACGCCGCACCTGGATGACGTGATTTGGGAAGCATTCTCGTCCTTTGCAGGCTTCGAGGTCATCCTCGCCGGTGACGCGCGCGCTCGCTTCCCGGGGCTGATGGAGGGTGCCTATGGCCAGGGTCAGCTCCTGCTGGCCGCGATGGCACCGGACAAGATCATCAATGCATCCTCGGGCGCGCTGCAGGCGGACCCCGCCTACAGCCAGTTCAACGAAGCCTTCTTCGAAAACCTCTACACGCATACCCGCAAGGTGCGCGACCGTGAGGCCCCGCCGATCAAGGTGACGCCCCAGCCGGGTGACTCGGAGATTGCCGAGGGCGCATGGACCATCGCGCTGCTGCCGGACACGCAGATCTATTCGCAGAATCGCCCCGGCGTTTTCTCCGCGCAGACCGCCTGGCTTCGCGACAATGCCGACCGCTACAACATCCGCATGACCCTGCACCTCGGGGACATCGTCAATGTGAACTCGCAGCCGGAGTGGAAGGCAGCACGCGAGGCGATGGCCATCCTCGACGGTCACATCCCGTATGCCTTCGTACCTGGAAACCACGACCACGGTCCGAGTGGCAATGCCTCCACGCGCGACACCTTCCTCAATGACTACTTCCTCTTCGACGACTACTCGGCGCGCCCGAACTTCGGCGGCGCGATGATCGAGGGAGAGATGGACAACAGTTACCACTTCTTCCAAGCGGGCGGCTACGACTGGATCGTGATGTGCCTGGAGTGGGGCCCGCGCAACAGCACCATCGAGTGGGCGGACTCGATCATGTCCCAGCATCCCGATAAGAAGGCGATCCTGGTGACCCACGCCTACATGAACAACAACGACCTGCGCTACAACCACACCGACACGGCGAATCCGCAGGCCTACAATCCCCATGCCTACAGCACGCCCGGCGGCGTGAACGACGGCGAGGAGCTGTGGCAGAAGCTGGTGAAGAAGCACAACTTCGTGCTGACCGTGAACGGTCACGTGCTCGGCGATGGCACCGGCTTCCGCACGGACGCGAACGATGCCGGCCAGAACGTTCACCAGATGCTGGCGAACTACCAATTCCTCGCGCCGCTCGGTGGCAATGGTTACCTTCGCCTGCTGGTGGTGAATCCGGATGGCACCGTGGAGGTGAAGAGCTACTCGCCGATCTACAATGACTTCCGCTCGGAAGCGGACCAGGCATTCGAATTTGACTTCGAATGGTATGATCCTGCCGATGTGAACGACAACGGTATCCCGGACTACTTCGACCCGGAGCTCGACAGCGACGGCGACGGCATCAACAACCGCGAGGAGTTCGTCACCCTGCGCTCGAATCCCTTCTCGACCGACAGCGACGGCGACGGGATCCCCGATGCGATCGAAAAGCAGATCGGCACCAAGCCCGCGGTCAGCAACAAGCCGGTGGCCGATGCGATCCTCCAGAACGCCGGCCTTTTCGGCTATTTCACGCCGGCGCAACTGATCGACGTGAACATGGGCCAGTTTCTGATCGAGCCGGAGGGCGGCGTCTTCAAGCTGCGCCTCCAACTCGAAACCACGAGCCAGCTCGGAACGGTCCCTTTTGCCCCCTCCGGTGAGCCGGTCGAGTGGACCGTGCCGGCCACCGGTGACAAGGCCTTCATGCGTGTCCGCGGCGAGTAA
- a CDS encoding YSC84-related protein, which translates to MNTSIPMICRVAIAMAAPALLTQCAYEPVTRANEEQASRSEISGDARAALNDLYARDPSARKLGKSAAGILVFPHIAKGGLVVGAEAGNGVLFGSDGGVKGYYQTAGASYGLQAGVQKYGYVLFLMSSSEVNQLNRAAGWEFGTSPGFVVVDRGAGATLTSRTVDSGVYAYVFDQKGLMAGVSFKGTKITRIQPRR; encoded by the coding sequence ATGAACACCTCGATTCCGATGATCTGCCGCGTGGCTATTGCCATGGCCGCCCCTGCCCTGCTCACGCAATGCGCTTACGAGCCCGTCACCCGCGCAAACGAAGAGCAGGCGAGCCGCTCCGAAATCTCCGGCGATGCCCGCGCCGCCCTGAATGATCTCTACGCCCGTGACCCGAGCGCCCGCAAGCTGGGCAAGTCGGCCGCGGGAATCCTTGTCTTTCCCCACATCGCCAAGGGCGGCCTCGTCGTGGGTGCCGAGGCAGGCAATGGCGTGCTCTTCGGCAGCGATGGCGGCGTGAAGGGCTACTACCAGACTGCCGGCGCATCCTACGGTCTGCAGGCAGGCGTTCAGAAGTATGGCTATGTGCTGTTCCTCATGAGTTCCTCCGAGGTCAACCAACTCAATCGCGCGGCCGGATGGGAATTCGGAACCAGCCCTGGTTTCGTGGTCGTGGATCGCGGTGCCGGAGCGACCCTCACGTCGCGCACGGTGGACAGCGGCGTCTATGCCTATGTCTTCGACCAGAAGGGCCTGATGGCAGGCGTCAGCTTCAAGGGCACCAAGATCACCCGTATCCAGCCCCGTCGCTGA
- a CDS encoding VOC family protein: MNDPITMLRLYDHIDLRVPSLRDAATFYEALLPALGFPRKVEVEGWLQYQSENETCGAFFGVTESTHHVANENRIAFQAASNAEVDRLADVAKRSGTRLVEGPMMYETGYYAVFFGDPCGNRFEVCHRW; this comes from the coding sequence ATGAATGATCCGATCACCATGCTTCGCCTTTACGATCACATCGATCTGCGGGTGCCGTCACTACGCGATGCCGCCACCTTCTACGAAGCCTTGTTGCCTGCGCTCGGCTTCCCACGAAAGGTGGAGGTGGAAGGATGGCTGCAATACCAAAGCGAGAACGAAACGTGTGGGGCTTTCTTCGGGGTCACCGAGTCAACTCACCACGTCGCGAATGAGAACCGCATCGCCTTCCAAGCTGCGAGCAATGCCGAGGTGGATCGTCTTGCCGATGTCGCAAAACGATCAGGAACCCGGCTTGTCGAAGGCCCCATGATGTATGAGACGGGCTACTACGCGGTCTTCTTCGGAGATCCATGCGGGAACCGCTTCGAAGTCTGCCATCGCTGGTAG
- a CDS encoding SPFH domain-containing protein: MFGIRFIKIPPTTHLIQYRGGQVVREGAGISFYYYSPTTSLVAVPVGSTDVPFIFEEQTADYQTVSLQGQVTYRIADPRKLATLMDFTLAPHGRGYASEDPEKLPQRVINLVHVLARAEIEKLSLRQALRASEPLVAAIRGELAKSAELSALGLEVLGLSLLAIKPTPETARALEAETRELLLRGADEAIYARRNAAVEQERAIKENELNTEIAVENKKRQIRETQMDAERAVQEKQAQLERATLESNIGLEEERKKLVTLAAENSRSESDTRAYGIAATMKALASADASVLQALATSGMKPEQLIAFAFQELAGQADKIGQLNISPDLLRELIHKPERAR, from the coding sequence ATGTTTGGCATCCGTTTCATCAAGATCCCTCCGACGACGCATCTCATCCAATATCGCGGTGGCCAGGTGGTGAGGGAGGGGGCGGGGATTTCCTTCTACTATTACTCACCTACTACGTCCCTCGTAGCGGTGCCGGTGGGCAGCACGGATGTGCCCTTCATCTTCGAGGAGCAGACGGCGGATTACCAGACGGTCAGCCTGCAGGGTCAGGTGACCTACCGGATCGCCGATCCGCGGAAGCTGGCGACGCTGATGGATTTCACGCTGGCTCCCCACGGCCGGGGCTACGCCTCGGAAGACCCGGAGAAGCTGCCGCAGCGGGTGATCAATCTGGTCCACGTGCTTGCCCGTGCGGAGATCGAGAAGCTTTCCCTGCGCCAGGCATTGCGCGCGTCGGAGCCGCTGGTCGCGGCGATCCGGGGCGAGCTTGCGAAGTCGGCGGAGCTATCCGCGCTTGGCCTCGAGGTGCTCGGGCTTTCGCTGCTGGCGATCAAGCCGACACCGGAGACGGCGCGTGCTCTCGAGGCCGAGACCCGCGAGCTGCTGCTGCGCGGTGCGGACGAGGCGATCTACGCGCGGCGGAACGCTGCTGTGGAGCAGGAGCGCGCCATCAAGGAGAACGAGCTGAATACCGAGATCGCGGTGGAAAATAAGAAGCGCCAGATCCGCGAGACCCAGATGGATGCGGAGCGCGCCGTGCAGGAGAAGCAGGCGCAGCTCGAGCGCGCGACGCTGGAAAGCAACATCGGCCTTGAAGAGGAGCGCAAGAAGCTGGTGACGCTCGCCGCCGAGAATTCCCGCTCCGAGTCCGACACCCGCGCCTATGGCATCGCGGCGACGATGAAGGCGCTCGCGAGTGCGGATGCCTCGGTGCTCCAGGCGCTCGCCACCAGCGGCATGAAGCCTGAGCAATTGATCGCCTTCGCCTTCCAGGAGTTGGCGGGCCAGGCTGACAAGATCGGGCAGCTCAATATCTCTCCCGACCTGCTGCGCGAGCTGATCCACAAGCCGGAACGGGCACGATGA